The following coding sequences lie in one Gemmatimonadaceae bacterium genomic window:
- the cysS gene encoding cysteine--tRNA ligase — MTTPEFRLYNTLTRRVEVFAPADGDTVRFYSCGPTVYNPAHLGNFRTFLFNDLLRRALRLRGWQVRQVMNLTDVDDKIIKRANEQGKMIGDITVPVTEIFQADRRYLRIEEAEAYPKATEYIPQMIRLVERLVMAGVAYQAEDGSVYFAIGRFPLYGRLSRLDTREIKSGARVAQDDYAKENAQDFALWKAAKEEDERVGAAWDSPWGRGRPGWHLECSAMAMDLLGETLDIHTGGVDLIFPHHEDEIAQSEAATGKIFARCWCHGAFLLTDGSKMAKRVGNVSTVQGLREANVSAAAIRHFMFSAHYRKELNLSDEALDASAEAVRRVGDFAERLSRASGATPALAAASAAAEVAFTSAIYDDLNAPRAMAAVFSFITAANAELDRGGADVGALVEARRVFEVMNGVLDLIPGRAMDDPGLVEWVEDRLAARKAARGRRDFAEADQIRAELVGRGIAIEDTPAGTKWKRVG, encoded by the coding sequence ATGACCACGCCCGAATTCCGCCTCTACAACACGCTCACCCGCCGGGTCGAGGTGTTCGCGCCGGCCGACGGCGACACGGTGCGCTTCTACAGTTGTGGTCCCACCGTCTACAACCCGGCGCACCTGGGCAACTTCCGCACCTTCCTGTTCAATGACCTGCTGCGGCGCGCTCTTCGTTTGCGGGGTTGGCAGGTGCGTCAGGTGATGAACCTGACCGACGTCGACGACAAGATCATCAAGCGAGCCAATGAGCAGGGCAAGATGATCGGCGACATCACGGTGCCCGTCACCGAGATCTTCCAGGCCGACCGCCGCTATCTGCGCATCGAGGAGGCCGAGGCGTATCCCAAGGCCACGGAGTACATCCCGCAGATGATCAGGTTGGTCGAACGGCTCGTGATGGCTGGCGTGGCGTACCAGGCGGAGGACGGCTCGGTGTATTTCGCGATCGGACGCTTTCCGCTGTACGGCCGGCTGTCGCGGCTCGATACGCGCGAGATCAAGTCGGGTGCACGTGTGGCGCAGGACGACTACGCGAAGGAGAACGCCCAGGACTTTGCCTTGTGGAAGGCGGCCAAGGAGGAGGACGAGCGGGTTGGCGCCGCCTGGGACTCGCCCTGGGGGCGCGGGCGCCCCGGATGGCACCTCGAGTGCTCGGCTATGGCCATGGACCTGCTGGGCGAGACGCTCGACATCCACACGGGCGGGGTGGACCTGATCTTCCCTCACCACGAGGACGAGATCGCGCAGTCCGAGGCAGCCACCGGAAAGATTTTCGCTCGTTGCTGGTGCCACGGAGCCTTCCTGCTTACGGATGGTTCCAAGATGGCCAAACGGGTGGGCAACGTGAGCACCGTGCAGGGGTTGCGCGAGGCCAACGTATCGGCGGCCGCGATCCGACACTTCATGTTCAGCGCGCACTACCGCAAAGAGTTGAACCTGTCGGACGAGGCGCTGGACGCCAGCGCCGAGGCGGTGCGCCGGGTGGGTGACTTCGCGGAACGCTTGAGCCGGGCCAGCGGAGCGACGCCTGCGCTGGCCGCGGCGTCTGCGGCGGCCGAGGTGGCGTTCACCTCGGCGATCTACGACGATTTGAACGCCCCGAGGGCCATGGCAGCGGTATTCAGTTTCATCACGGCGGCCAATGCCGAGTTGGATCGGGGCGGGGCGGATGTTGGCGCCCTGGTCGAGGCGCGGCGGGTGTTCGAGGTCATGAATGGGGTATTGGACCTGATTCCAGGCCGAGCGATGGACGATCCGGGGTTGGTGGAGTGGGTGGAGGATCGTCTGGCGGCTCGGAAGGCGGCCCGGGGTCGCCGGGACTTCGCTGAGGCCGACCAGATCAGGGCCGAATTGGTGGGCCGGGGGATCGCGATCGAGGACACGCCGGCGGGTACGAAGTGGAAGCGGGTGGGGTGA
- the nusG gene encoding transcription termination/antitermination protein NusG, producing MEHHWYAIQTTSGHENKVRSLIQRKIDQDPRQSVERPVRQALVPTQEVVEIKNGKKVNVERKLFPGYVLVEMDMNQETLHVLNSIQGVIKFVGQDRFPQPLRPDEVNRLLGITEEVEAQEPVEEIPFLVGQAVAITEGPFTDFNGTVEEVMADKGKVRVSVSLFGRPTSVELDYLQLKAY from the coding sequence ATGGAGCACCACTGGTACGCCATTCAGACCACGTCGGGGCACGAGAACAAGGTGCGATCGTTGATCCAGCGCAAGATCGATCAGGACCCGCGGCAGTCCGTGGAGCGCCCGGTTCGACAGGCGCTCGTGCCCACGCAGGAAGTGGTGGAGATCAAGAACGGCAAGAAGGTCAACGTGGAGCGGAAGCTGTTTCCGGGCTACGTGCTGGTGGAGATGGACATGAACCAGGAGACCCTGCATGTCCTCAACTCCATCCAGGGCGTGATCAAATTCGTGGGACAGGACCGTTTTCCGCAGCCGCTGCGTCCGGACGAAGTGAACCGGCTGCTCGGCATCACCGAAGAAGTCGAAGCGCAGGAGCCGGTGGAGGAGATCCCCTTCCTCGTGGGCCAGGCGGTGGCGATCACCGAAGGGCCGTTCACCGACTTCAACGGGACGGTCGAGGAAGTGATGGCGGACAAGGGCAAGGTGCGGGTCTCGGTGTCGCTGTTCGGGCGCCCGACCTCGGTGGAGTTGGACTACTTGCAGCTGAAGGCGTACTGA
- the rplA gene encoding 50S ribosomal protein L1 — protein MQTHGKQYNTAAKRRDINASYQARKALELVKSGAYAKFDETVEVAVRLGVDPRHADQVVRGTVVLPAGTGKTVRVLAIAVGDKAKEAQDAGADYVGVEYVQKIKDGWLDFDVLIATPDQMGQLGQLGRILGPRGLMPNPKAGTVTFNIGAAVKETKAGKIEFRVDKAGNVHAAIGKVSFGLDQLEQNFTAFMDQIMRAKPTASKGVYVRNVAVSSTMGPGVTVDSTPYR, from the coding sequence ATGCAGACTCACGGCAAGCAGTACAACACCGCGGCCAAGCGCCGCGACATCAACGCTTCGTACCAGGCCCGTAAGGCCCTGGAGCTGGTGAAGAGCGGTGCGTACGCGAAGTTCGATGAGACCGTGGAAGTCGCCGTGCGCCTGGGCGTCGATCCGCGCCACGCCGACCAGGTGGTGCGCGGCACGGTGGTGCTTCCGGCGGGTACCGGCAAGACGGTGCGCGTCCTCGCCATCGCGGTGGGTGACAAGGCCAAGGAGGCCCAGGATGCGGGGGCCGACTACGTCGGTGTCGAGTACGTCCAGAAGATCAAGGACGGCTGGCTCGACTTCGACGTGCTGATCGCCACCCCGGACCAGATGGGCCAACTCGGCCAACTCGGACGCATCCTCGGTCCGCGCGGGCTGATGCCGAACCCCAAGGCGGGCACGGTGACGTTCAACATCGGAGCCGCCGTCAAGGAGACCAAGGCCGGTAAAATCGAGTTCCGCGTCGACAAGGCCGGCAACGTGCATGCTGCGATCGGCAAGGTCTCGTTCGGGCTCGACCAGCTGGAACAGAACTTCACGGCGTTCATGGATCAGATCATGCGCGCCAAGCCCACCGCGTCCAAGGGTGTGTACGTCCGCAACGTCGCGGTGTCGAGCACCATGGGGCCGGGCGTCACCGTCGATTCCACTCCCTACCGGTAA
- a CDS encoding mechanosensitive ion channel family protein yields the protein MPHLNLLPLQAATHLPQTFDALMGALREFGATLVVGGIAWIAVRIVATRIERMARSAKGEEWGPAREQRARTLAVLLRNSGRVVVVVVVVIMSMRAFGLDTNPLLAVSGVLGLAISFGSQSLVRDYVTGFFFQFEHQFGLGDGVRIGTVEGTVEDLTLRLVYVRAATGALHIIPNGQILQVTNLSRTWRRAGVSIDVPWAGAETAAKSLARVAAELAADASWKTRFLDPPAVTGIEKFGAGTVTLGIAGRTRPADLDAASSELRQRVQVAFERDEVPTIPVPVVPPATL from the coding sequence ATGCCCCACCTGAACCTGCTCCCCCTCCAGGCCGCCACGCACCTCCCGCAAACGTTCGACGCGCTCATGGGCGCGCTGAGGGAATTCGGCGCGACGCTCGTCGTCGGCGGCATCGCCTGGATCGCCGTGCGCATCGTTGCGACGCGCATCGAGCGCATGGCACGCTCTGCCAAAGGCGAGGAGTGGGGGCCTGCCCGCGAACAGCGCGCGCGGACCTTGGCGGTGCTGCTCCGCAATTCGGGGCGGGTGGTCGTGGTGGTTGTTGTGGTCATCATGTCCATGCGTGCCTTTGGACTTGATACGAATCCCCTGCTCGCCGTGTCGGGTGTGCTCGGGCTCGCCATCTCGTTCGGGTCGCAGAGCCTCGTGCGCGACTACGTCACGGGATTCTTCTTCCAGTTCGAACACCAGTTCGGACTTGGCGACGGCGTGCGTATCGGGACGGTCGAGGGTACGGTCGAGGACCTCACGCTGCGCCTGGTGTACGTGCGCGCCGCGACCGGCGCGCTGCACATCATCCCCAACGGCCAGATCCTGCAGGTCACCAACCTCTCGCGCACGTGGCGGCGTGCCGGGGTGAGTATCGACGTGCCCTGGGCCGGCGCCGAGACGGCCGCCAAGAGCTTGGCCCGCGTGGCCGCCGAACTGGCGGCCGACGCGAGTTGGAAGACCCGGTTCCTCGATCCGCCCGCGGTCACGGGCATCGAGAAATTCGGAGCGGGCACGGTGACCCTGGGCATCGCCGGGCGCACCAGACCTGCCGACCTCGACGCGGCCTCGTCGGAGTTGCGGCAGCGCGTGCAGGTGGCGTTCGAGCGCGACGAGGTGCCCACCATACCGGTCCCCGTTGTGCCGCCCGCTACATTGTGA
- a CDS encoding ATP-binding cassette domain-containing protein, whose product MLFTARNLKKGYAAGMPGCSATARVLCGVNLELDGGQVIGIVGARGAGKTTLVRCAAGLARPDAGALHWHESARRARIVALAPAAYPFETARDVVNRACGDPAVEPDRLAAVLAELGLTARLGAEQASLTTDERARLALAIGLATPHPLLLLDGTPDAFAAMARPIVRRLLEGHAATGGAALLAGRDSQAVLDLAPHVHELREGYLRPWGACEDRQPAARVAERRIAPSIR is encoded by the coding sequence ATGCTCTTCACCGCACGCAACCTCAAGAAGGGCTACGCAGCCGGAATGCCGGGCTGCTCGGCCACTGCCCGCGTCCTCTGCGGTGTGAACCTCGAGTTGGACGGCGGGCAGGTGATCGGCATCGTCGGCGCCCGCGGTGCCGGCAAGACCACGCTCGTGCGCTGCGCAGCCGGCCTCGCGCGGCCTGATGCCGGCGCGTTGCACTGGCACGAATCGGCGCGCCGGGCGAGAATCGTCGCGTTAGCACCGGCTGCCTACCCCTTCGAAACGGCGCGTGACGTGGTCAATCGCGCCTGTGGCGACCCCGCCGTGGAGCCGGACCGGCTCGCCGCCGTCCTGGCCGAGCTCGGACTTACCGCACGGCTGGGCGCCGAGCAGGCGAGCCTGACCACCGATGAGCGCGCCCGCCTTGCCCTGGCCATCGGACTCGCCACTCCCCACCCGCTGCTCCTGCTCGATGGCACGCCCGATGCCTTCGCCGCCATGGCACGCCCCATCGTGCGGCGTCTGCTCGAGGGCCACGCCGCCACCGGTGGCGCGGCGCTACTCGCCGGCCGCGACTCGCAAGCGGTGCTGGATCTCGCCCCCCATGTACACGAGCTTCGCGAAGGATACCTGCGCCCGTGGGGAGCCTGCGAGGACAGGCAGCCCGCGGCCCGCGTCGCCGAGCGCCGCATCGCACCGTCGATCCGTTGA
- the rpmG gene encoding 50S ribosomal protein L33, with protein sequence MAREKIILACSECKNRNYFTMKNRRVHPERVEWKKYCPRCNKHQLHKETK encoded by the coding sequence ATGGCCCGCGAAAAAATCATCCTCGCGTGCAGCGAGTGCAAGAACCGGAATTACTTCACCATGAAGAACCGCCGCGTCCATCCGGAGCGGGTCGAGTGGAAGAAGTACTGCCCGCGTTGCAACAAGCACCAGCTGCACAAGGAAACCAAGTAA
- the rplJ gene encoding 50S ribosomal protein L10 produces the protein MKRADKEHLVTELKEKMATATTLYYTDFTGLNVKSMTELRRRLRRAKVEYVVIKNTLALRAVNEAGLTPQPLRGPTGLVMGRDALAAAKVLTDFAKENDHKPVVKGGLMDGRAIDAAQVKKLASLPSREQMLADLGAGLQSPLAAFVGALNGLLYTFAGALDALKTQREGA, from the coding sequence ATGAAACGAGCCGACAAGGAACATCTCGTCACCGAGCTGAAGGAAAAGATGGCGACGGCCACGACGCTGTACTACACCGACTTCACCGGGCTCAACGTGAAGAGCATGACGGAGCTACGGCGCCGGCTGCGCCGGGCGAAGGTGGAGTACGTCGTCATCAAGAACACTCTGGCGCTCCGCGCCGTGAACGAGGCCGGGCTCACCCCCCAGCCGCTGCGGGGCCCCACGGGCCTCGTCATGGGGCGGGACGCCCTGGCCGCGGCCAAGGTGTTGACCGATTTCGCCAAGGAGAACGACCACAAGCCGGTGGTGAAGGGCGGCCTGATGGACGGTCGCGCCATCGACGCTGCTCAGGTCAAGAAGCTGGCCTCCCTCCCGTCGCGCGAGCAGATGCTCGCCGACTTGGGTGCTGGCCTGCAGTCGCCGCTCGCCGCCTTCGTGGGCGCGCTGAACGGCCTGTTGTACACGTTCGCGGGTGCGCTCGACGCGCTGAAGACCCAGCGCGAGGGCGCCTGA
- the rplK gene encoding 50S ribosomal protein L11 codes for MAKKVIGFVKLQIPAGRANPAPPVGTALGPQGINIMAFCKEFNSRTQSQDGLILPVEVTIYADKSFTFILKTPPAAVLLKKELGIEKGSGQPNRNKVGTVTRAQLRKIAEIKMPDLNCDSIESAMAMVAGAARSMGLEVSD; via the coding sequence ATGGCCAAGAAAGTCATCGGGTTCGTGAAGCTGCAGATCCCGGCCGGCCGCGCCAATCCGGCGCCTCCGGTCGGAACGGCGCTTGGCCCGCAGGGCATCAACATCATGGCCTTCTGCAAGGAGTTCAACTCCCGCACGCAGAGCCAGGATGGGTTGATCCTGCCGGTCGAAGTCACGATCTACGCCGACAAATCGTTCACCTTCATCCTCAAGACGCCGCCAGCCGCGGTGCTCCTGAAGAAGGAGTTGGGCATCGAGAAGGGCTCCGGTCAGCCGAACCGCAATAAGGTCGGCACGGTGACCCGGGCGCAGCTTCGCAAGATTGCCGAAATCAAGATGCCGGACCTCAACTGTGACTCGATCGAGTCTGCGATGGCGATGGTCGCCGGCGCGGCGCGCTCGATGGGGCTCGAGGTATCCGACTGA
- the rplL gene encoding 50S ribosomal protein L7/L12 — protein sequence MGKDEILDAIGNMSVFDLSELIEAFKQKFNVTIAAAPVGAAPAAGGAAAAPAAEEQTEFDVVLKEAGGKKIQVIKVVRELTGLGLKEAKDLVDGAPQTVKSAVSKDEAATVRAKLEEQGAVVEVK from the coding sequence ATGGGCAAGGACGAAATTCTCGATGCGATCGGCAACATGTCGGTGTTCGATCTGTCCGAGTTGATCGAGGCCTTCAAGCAGAAGTTCAATGTCACGATCGCTGCCGCCCCAGTGGGCGCGGCGCCCGCGGCGGGCGGCGCGGCCGCCGCGCCGGCGGCCGAAGAGCAGACGGAGTTCGACGTCGTGCTCAAGGAAGCCGGTGGGAAGAAGATCCAGGTCATCAAGGTGGTGCGCGAACTCACCGGCCTCGGCCTCAAGGAAGCCAAGGATCTGGTGGACGGCGCGCCGCAGACCGTGAAGAGCGCGGTGTCGAAGGACGAGGCCGCGACCGTCAGGGCCAAGTTGGAAGAGCAGGGCGCAGTCGTCGAAGTGAAGTGA
- the rpoB gene encoding DNA-directed RNA polymerase subunit beta translates to MPELIKQISFGKLEPGMEMPHLLDIQTRAFDALLQLDAASHDREDIGLERVFKDLFPIADVHENFSLEFVRYNLGEPKYSVEECIERDMTYSAPLKATLQLVINETLPDNTKRPRNIIEKEVYLGELPLLTPLGTFVINGAERVIVSQLHRSPGVVFEEATHPNGQRLISARIIPFRGSWVEFTVDIHDVIYVHIDKKKKFPATALLRAFGYGSNSDILRLFFAVRDLDLTKKRESRTDVREVIGAIIAEDIELPGEATAEDAPKARTKKARAERERAENVLLVREGDELTEEVYSRLRRQNVRKVKVFASYMAIDLRDEQEAIERGERPVRRVLAVDVVDEDGEVIAEAGQALSDTQIKKIRRAEINKVQVFVVSGRAESTLIKNTLAKDPTHAQKEALSQIYSLLRPGDAPDEETARQALERLFFSPKRYDLGRVGRYKINQRLGLNTPANHTVLTTEDFVAIVRYLVELHEGRGHVDDIDHLGNRRIRSVGELIANQFSVGLSRMARLVKERMSINTDPEKISLDDLVNARTVSAVIQAFFGSSQLSQFMDQTNPLAELTHKRRLSALGPGGLTRERAGFEVRDVHYSQYGRMCPIETPEGPNIGLITSLACYARVNDLGFVETPYMVVKNGRVTGDIAWLDANKEEDAVIAQANARLNPDRTFVDPLVLCRMQGDVPLTPPDRIDYMDVAPEQLVSIAAALIPFLEHDDANRALMGSNMQRQAVPLLNPCTPLVGTGLEEKVAIDSGAVVIAKRAGVVTRVTADEVIVDAGSGDRRKPDDDRPLARLTQHDRYRIKKYWRTNQDTAINQRPLVKLGQKVKVGDVLADGAGTERGQLALGANVTVAFMPFYGHNFEDAIVLSERVVKDDVYSSVHISELELHVRDTKRGQEEITREIPNVAEEALTDLDERGIVRIGAHVKPGDILVGKITPKGETELSPEEKLLTAIFGEKAKDVKDSSLKVPPGMEGVVIDVKIFSRIEDQVVEKDRGERIGEVRRLEAEEKLRVNDVRDAELADLLDGQTVALALRAGTVEEAIPAGTKLTAAQLREMKISSLDLKTFRVDNKKANERVRAVIDLSTDEKAKIEEKAEERIDRILQPDELPPGVIQLVKVYLAEKRKVSVGDKMAGRHGNKGIVARVVPEEDMPFLPDGRPVDIVLNPLGVPSRMNVGQILETHLGWAARILGFYAKTPVFQGANEREIGLLLKLSGLVWARDALSLRVPAPDISDVDVKQILVDIKPDRTQAEEHFHLLQESTINDLGGRTMSQGTRDVFHRVRDFLAAAAAELAERDRAEIANQVAYHEVEHEDLTTLRKSGLKTALKELENRRALEPTALLQEEELPALAGMLGKKSEADIDAAAVELMRLAGLTPFGKVRVRDGRSGETFTSPVTVGEIYMLKLSHLVDDKIHARSIGPYSLVTQQPLAGKAQFGGQRFGEMEVWALEAYGAAHVLQEILTVKSDDVNGRSRVYEAIVKGQNLPEPGTPESFNVLVKELQALGIKVTMGQSVDAFAENGGGSNDGSEE, encoded by the coding sequence ATGCCTGAATTGATTAAGCAGATTTCCTTCGGAAAGCTCGAGCCGGGGATGGAGATGCCCCATCTCCTCGACATCCAGACGCGGGCGTTCGACGCCCTGCTCCAGCTGGATGCCGCCTCGCACGATCGCGAGGACATCGGACTCGAACGGGTCTTCAAAGACCTGTTCCCGATCGCCGACGTGCACGAGAACTTCTCCCTCGAGTTCGTGCGCTACAACCTCGGCGAGCCCAAGTACTCGGTGGAGGAGTGCATCGAGCGCGACATGACCTACTCGGCGCCGCTCAAGGCGACGCTGCAGCTGGTCATCAACGAGACGCTCCCCGACAACACCAAGCGGCCGCGCAACATCATCGAGAAGGAGGTCTATCTCGGTGAGCTGCCCCTGCTCACACCGCTCGGCACGTTCGTCATCAATGGCGCCGAACGCGTGATCGTCAGCCAGTTGCACCGGTCGCCCGGCGTCGTGTTCGAGGAGGCCACGCATCCGAATGGCCAGCGGCTCATCTCGGCCCGCATCATCCCGTTCCGCGGCTCGTGGGTCGAGTTCACGGTCGACATCCACGACGTGATCTACGTCCATATCGACAAGAAGAAGAAGTTCCCGGCGACGGCCCTGCTCCGCGCATTCGGCTACGGCTCGAACTCGGACATCCTGCGCCTCTTCTTTGCCGTTCGCGATCTCGACCTCACCAAGAAGCGGGAGAGCCGCACCGACGTGCGCGAGGTCATCGGCGCCATCATCGCCGAGGACATCGAACTCCCGGGCGAAGCCACCGCGGAAGACGCGCCCAAAGCGCGCACCAAGAAGGCACGCGCCGAACGCGAACGCGCCGAGAACGTGCTGCTCGTCAGGGAAGGCGACGAGCTGACGGAAGAGGTCTACAGCCGTCTCCGCCGCCAGAACGTCAGGAAGGTCAAGGTGTTCGCGTCGTACATGGCGATCGACCTGCGCGACGAGCAGGAGGCCATCGAGCGCGGCGAGCGCCCCGTGCGCCGCGTGCTCGCCGTCGACGTCGTCGATGAGGACGGCGAGGTGATCGCCGAAGCCGGCCAGGCGCTGTCGGACACGCAGATCAAGAAGATCCGCCGCGCCGAGATCAACAAAGTCCAGGTGTTCGTCGTCTCCGGTCGCGCCGAGTCGACGCTCATCAAGAACACCCTGGCCAAGGATCCGACACACGCCCAGAAAGAGGCGTTGTCGCAGATCTATTCGTTGCTCCGTCCGGGCGATGCACCCGACGAGGAGACGGCCCGCCAGGCGCTCGAACGGCTGTTCTTCTCGCCCAAGCGCTACGACCTCGGACGCGTGGGCCGCTACAAGATCAACCAACGGCTCGGCCTCAACACGCCCGCCAACCACACCGTGCTCACCACCGAAGACTTCGTGGCGATCGTGCGGTATCTGGTGGAGTTGCACGAGGGCCGCGGCCATGTGGACGATATCGACCACCTCGGCAACCGCCGCATCCGGTCGGTGGGCGAACTGATCGCCAACCAGTTCTCGGTGGGCCTGTCGCGCATGGCGCGCCTCGTGAAGGAGCGCATGTCGATCAATACCGACCCGGAGAAGATCTCGCTCGACGACCTCGTCAACGCGCGCACGGTTTCGGCCGTGATCCAGGCGTTCTTCGGGTCGTCGCAGCTGTCACAGTTCATGGACCAGACCAACCCGCTGGCCGAGTTGACGCACAAGCGCCGCTTGTCGGCGCTCGGTCCCGGCGGCCTGACGCGCGAGCGCGCCGGGTTCGAGGTCCGTGACGTGCACTACTCGCAGTACGGCCGCATGTGCCCCATCGAGACGCCGGAAGGCCCGAACATCGGGCTCATCACGTCGCTCGCCTGCTACGCGCGGGTGAACGACCTGGGCTTCGTCGAGACGCCGTACATGGTGGTCAAGAACGGGCGCGTGACCGGCGATATCGCCTGGCTCGATGCCAACAAGGAAGAGGACGCGGTGATCGCGCAGGCCAACGCGCGCCTGAATCCCGATCGCACGTTCGTCGATCCGCTGGTGTTGTGCCGCATGCAGGGCGACGTCCCACTCACTCCGCCCGACCGCATCGATTACATGGACGTGGCGCCCGAGCAGCTCGTCTCGATCGCCGCCGCGCTCATCCCGTTCCTCGAGCACGACGACGCGAACCGCGCGTTGATGGGTTCGAACATGCAGCGCCAGGCCGTCCCGCTCCTCAATCCCTGCACGCCGCTGGTCGGCACCGGGCTCGAGGAGAAGGTGGCGATCGATTCGGGCGCCGTGGTGATCGCCAAGCGGGCCGGCGTGGTGACGCGCGTGACCGCCGACGAAGTCATCGTCGATGCGGGCTCGGGCGACCGCCGCAAGCCGGACGACGACCGTCCGCTGGCGCGGCTCACCCAGCATGACCGGTATCGCATCAAGAAGTACTGGCGCACCAACCAGGACACGGCCATCAACCAGCGCCCGCTCGTCAAGCTCGGGCAGAAGGTGAAGGTGGGCGACGTCCTGGCCGATGGCGCGGGTACGGAGCGCGGGCAACTGGCCCTCGGCGCCAACGTGACCGTGGCGTTCATGCCCTTCTACGGACACAACTTCGAAGATGCCATCGTGCTCTCCGAGCGCGTGGTGAAGGACGACGTGTACTCGTCGGTCCACATCTCCGAGCTGGAACTGCACGTCCGCGACACCAAGCGCGGACAGGAAGAGATCACGCGGGAAATCCCGAACGTGGCCGAGGAGGCGCTCACCGACCTCGACGAGCGCGGTATCGTTCGCATCGGCGCCCACGTGAAGCCCGGCGACATTCTGGTGGGCAAGATCACGCCGAAGGGCGAGACCGAGCTTTCTCCCGAAGAGAAGCTGCTCACGGCCATCTTCGGCGAGAAGGCGAAGGACGTGAAAGACTCGTCGCTCAAGGTGCCGCCGGGTATGGAGGGCGTGGTCATCGACGTGAAGATCTTCTCGCGCATCGAAGACCAAGTGGTGGAGAAGGACCGCGGCGAGCGGATCGGCGAGGTGCGCCGGCTCGAGGCCGAAGAGAAGCTGCGCGTGAACGACGTGCGGGACGCCGAATTGGCGGACCTGCTCGACGGGCAGACGGTGGCGCTGGCGCTCCGGGCGGGGACGGTCGAAGAGGCCATTCCGGCGGGCACCAAGCTCACCGCGGCCCAGCTCCGTGAGATGAAGATCTCGTCCCTCGACCTCAAGACGTTCCGCGTCGACAACAAGAAGGCGAACGAGCGCGTCCGCGCGGTGATCGACCTCTCCACCGACGAGAAGGCGAAGATCGAGGAGAAGGCCGAGGAACGCATCGACCGCATCCTGCAGCCGGACGAACTGCCCCCGGGCGTCATCCAGCTGGTCAAGGTGTACCTCGCCGAGAAGCGCAAGGTATCGGTGGGCGATAAGATGGCGGGGCGCCACGGCAACAAGGGCATCGTCGCCCGCGTCGTTCCCGAAGAAGACATGCCGTTCCTCCCGGACGGCCGGCCCGTGGACATCGTGCTCAATCCGCTGGGCGTGCCGAGTCGCATGAACGTGGGCCAGATCCTGGAGACGCACCTTGGCTGGGCAGCCCGCATTCTGGGCTTCTACGCCAAGACGCCAGTGTTCCAGGGCGCCAACGAGCGCGAGATCGGGCTGCTGCTCAAGCTGTCCGGCCTCGTGTGGGCGCGCGACGCGCTGTCGCTGCGCGTGCCGGCGCCCGACATCTCCGATGTCGACGTCAAGCAGATTCTCGTCGATATCAAGCCCGATCGCACGCAGGCCGAGGAGCACTTCCACCTGCTGCAGGAGTCCACGATCAACGATCTCGGTGGCCGGACCATGTCGCAGGGGACCCGCGACGTGTTCCACCGGGTGCGCGACTTCCTGGCCGCCGCGGCGGCCGAGCTGGCGGAGCGCGATCGGGCCGAGATCGCGAACCAGGTGGCGTATCACGAGGTGGAGCACGAGGACCTGACGACGCTCAGGAAGTCGGGATTGAAGACGGCGCTCAAGGAGCTCGAGAATCGTCGGGCCCTGGAACCGACCGCGCTGCTGCAGGAAGAGGAGTTGCCGGCGCTGGCCGGCATGCTCGGCAAGAAGTCCGAAGCCGACATCGACGCGGCGGCCGTGGAGTTGATGCGGCTGGCCGGCCTCACGCCGTTCGGCAAGGTGCGCGTGCGCGACGGCCGCAGCGGAGAGACGTTCACGTCGCCGGTTACCGTGGGCGAGATCTACATGCTCAAGCTGTCGCACCTGGTGGACGACAAGATCCACGCACGGAGCATCGGCCCGTACTCGTTGGTCACGCAACAGCCGCTCGCCGGCAAGGCGCAGTTCGGCGGCCAGCGGTTCGGCGAGATGGAAGTGTGGGCGCTCGAAGCGTACGGGGCGGCCCACGTCCTGCAGGAGATCCTGACGGTGAAATCCGACGACGTGAACGGCCGGAGCCGCGTGTACGAGGCGATCGTGAAGGGGCAGAACCTGCCCGAGCCCGGTACGCCCGAGTCGTTCAACGTGCTCGTGAAGGAATTGCAGGCCCTCGGCATCAAGGTGACGATGGGTCAGAGTGTGGATGCCTTCGCCGAGAACGGCGGCGGGTCCAATGACGGGAGCGAGGAGTAA
- the secE gene encoding preprotein translocase subunit SecE yields MADLTHAGDEPKVGFIRGSIAYYQSVVAEMRKVTWPDFPQVRSATISIIIFVLLIGMVITIMDFVLNGLLVRLLPSLIAGR; encoded by the coding sequence ATGGCAGACCTGACGCACGCCGGGGATGAACCGAAAGTCGGGTTCATCCGCGGCAGCATCGCGTACTACCAATCCGTCGTTGCCGAGATGCGCAAGGTCACGTGGCCCGACTTCCCGCAGGTGCGGTCGGCCACGATCTCGATCATCATCTTCGTGCTCCTCATCGGGATGGTGATCACGATCATGGACTTCGTCCTCAATGGCTTGCTGGTGCGGCTCCTGCCGTCCCTGATCGCGGGGCGCTGA